Genomic window (ANME-2 cluster archaeon):
TGTCAGGTGCATGGGTACTGTATTGGAGATTATGAAGTAAGAATTTACCTGTATCTTGCAAGTAACGTTCAGTAAAAAGGGAAATATTCATTGAATTATTTCCTTCTCACATATCCTGAAGAAATTCTGCAACAGTTCATCCCCTTTCTCTGTATGGCTGACCTCAGGATGCCACTGTACCCCGAACAGCGGTTTTGTCTTATGCCGCATGGCTTCGACCTCACATACATTGCTCCGGGCCAGCTGGATAAAATCAAAAGGCAGTCTGGTGACCTCATCGGCATGGGATGCCCATACACTGGTGACAGGCCCAATCCCTTTCAATATCTCGTCCTCGTCCAGTATCTCTACCTGTATGGCGGCATATCCCCCTTTTTGACCGGTAGCTATTTCACCACCGTAGGCCCTGGCCATCAACTGGTGTCCCAGGCAGATGCCCAGTATGGGCAGCTCCAGTTCCCTGACCATCTCCTCTGCCCGGCCTATACGGTCTATGGTGGGGCCGCCGCTCAATATCAGGCCATCGGGCTCCATAGCCAGTATCTCCTCGTTTGAAAGGGTATTTGCAATGATGCGGGTCTCCACATCCAGGTCACGCAACGCTCTGTGGATGAGGTGGCAGAACTGGCCGAAGTTGTTTATTACCAGGATCTTAAGGTCAGTCATATGTGGCGTATAGTTATCAAGGGAATTGATAAAACTATCTTTATTCCGGGATAGGGTAGTATCCTACTATTATTTCGTCCAGGTATACGATACCGTTATACCCGGAAAAAAATGAGTATGGACGAACTTATATCATCCTGATGGTTTCCAGGTTTGTGGGTGCCCTGGTTTCTACCCTGAACTTGCGGTATATGGAACTTGCCAGGTCCAGGCAGCTCTTTTCATCACCGTGTTCGGTAAGGACATGTTCAGGCCTTGGTTTCATCTTCTTGATATAATCCATTAACTGCTTGCGGTCAGAATGACCTGAGAACCCTTCTGCTGTTTGCACCTGCAGGTTCACCGTAATGACCTCTGATTTAC
Coding sequences:
- a CDS encoding GMP synthase subunit A — encoded protein: MTDLKILVINNFGQFCHLIHRALRDLDVETRIIANTLSNEEILAMEPDGLILSGGPTIDRIGRAEEMVRELELPILGICLGHQLMARAYGGEIATGQKGGYAAIQVEILDEDEILKGIGPVTSVWASHADEVTRLPFDFIQLARSNVCEVEAMRHKTKPLFGVQWHPEVSHTEKGDELLQNFFRICEKEIIQ